One stretch of Jiangella gansuensis DSM 44835 DNA includes these proteins:
- a CDS encoding pyridoxal phosphate-dependent decarboxylase family protein: MTGHDTPLFLDGSAASHDALRAAVADVLDVLAGTDDRPPFPALDPAGLRTAAAAVEPLPDDAEPLRDVLADVGRQVLANGARVTDPWCAAHLHPPTLLTAAATELAIAVTNQSMDSFDQAPAATYVEDRLVSRLGTLAGLPAAASGVLTAGGTASNLLGLLLARDHAAGGANVNGLPPVAARWRILASSAAHVSVRQAAAVLGLGRDAVVAVATDDAGRMDVPALDRCLDGLRQTGAVPIAVVGTAGTTDTGGIDPLDALADRAADAGAWFHVDAAVGSALLLSDRLRPLLTGLERADSITADLHKLWWQPIGASVLLVRDAALLGSVREPADYLNRTDDADVLNLVDRSLDTSRRFDALKILVSLRATGRRRLAAMVEHLVDLAASAGDAVTDRPELELLAPPQTVMVLFRCRAAGLGEARLDELNVAVQRRLLASGRAVVGRTRHRGRVALKLTLTNPLTTAGDIAALLDTVVTTAKEAA; this comes from the coding sequence GTGACCGGCCACGACACACCGCTGTTCCTCGACGGCAGCGCCGCCTCGCACGACGCTCTGCGCGCGGCGGTCGCGGACGTGCTGGACGTGCTGGCCGGTACCGACGACCGCCCGCCGTTCCCGGCACTGGACCCGGCCGGGCTGCGAACGGCGGCCGCCGCCGTCGAACCCCTGCCTGACGACGCCGAACCGCTGCGCGACGTGCTGGCCGACGTCGGGCGGCAGGTGCTGGCCAACGGCGCCCGAGTCACCGATCCGTGGTGCGCGGCTCACCTGCATCCGCCGACGCTGCTGACGGCGGCCGCGACCGAGCTGGCCATCGCGGTCACCAACCAGTCGATGGACTCCTTCGACCAGGCGCCGGCCGCCACCTACGTCGAGGACCGGCTGGTGAGCAGGCTGGGCACGCTGGCGGGGCTGCCGGCCGCCGCGTCGGGCGTGCTGACCGCCGGCGGGACGGCGTCGAACCTGCTCGGTCTCTTGCTCGCACGCGACCACGCGGCCGGGGGCGCGAACGTCAACGGGCTGCCGCCGGTGGCCGCGCGGTGGCGCATCCTCGCCTCCTCCGCGGCCCATGTCAGCGTCCGGCAGGCGGCCGCCGTGCTGGGCCTCGGCCGGGACGCCGTCGTCGCGGTGGCCACCGACGACGCCGGCCGGATGGATGTCCCCGCGCTGGACCGCTGCCTGGACGGGCTGCGGCAGACCGGAGCCGTGCCGATCGCCGTCGTCGGGACGGCCGGCACCACCGACACCGGGGGGATCGATCCGCTCGACGCCCTGGCCGACCGGGCCGCGGACGCCGGCGCGTGGTTCCACGTGGACGCCGCGGTCGGGTCAGCGCTGCTGCTCAGCGACCGGCTGCGGCCGCTTCTGACCGGTCTGGAGCGGGCCGACTCGATCACCGCCGACCTGCACAAGCTGTGGTGGCAACCGATCGGCGCCAGCGTGCTGCTGGTCCGCGACGCCGCGCTGCTGGGCAGCGTGCGCGAACCGGCCGACTACCTGAACCGGACCGACGACGCGGACGTGCTCAACCTCGTCGACCGATCACTGGACACGTCGCGGCGGTTCGACGCGCTGAAGATCCTCGTGTCGCTGCGGGCGACCGGGCGGCGCCGGCTGGCCGCGATGGTCGAGCACCTGGTCGACCTGGCCGCGTCCGCCGGCGACGCCGTCACCGACCGGCCGGAGCTGGAGCTGCTGGCGCCGCCGCAGACGGTGATGGTGCTGTTCCGCTGCCGTGCGGCCGGGCTGGGCGAGGCCCGGCTGGACGAGCTCAACGTGGCCGTCCAGCGGCGCCTGTTGGCGTCCGGCCGCGCCGTCGTCGGCCGCACCCGGCACCGCGGACGGGTCGCGCTCAAGCTCACCCTGACGAATCCGCTGACCACGGCCGGCGACATCGCCGCCCTGCTCGACACCGTCGTCACCACCGCCAAGGAGGCCGCGTGA
- a CDS encoding diaminobutyrate--2-oxoglutarate transaminase family protein, with amino-acid sequence MAYHEGVKLADPPATGTTEPHDELLERQRRRESSARSYPRRLPIALVEARGCTVRDRQGNAYLDCLAGAGALALGHNHPVVVQAIRDALDSGAPLSTLDLPTPVRDGFVTQLFEVLPQHLRDGRILFCGPSGADAVEAAVKLARTSTGRSGVLAFGGAYHGMTQGTLALTGRRSAKEPLGTLLPDVHHLPFPTAFRSPFGLHDAAGMAGRVVEWALADDLSGIAAPAAVIAEPVQGEGGVHPMPAAFAGTVRRATRAAGTVLIADEVQTGLGRTGDLWASEAVGLEADVLVLSKAIGGGLPLAVIVHRGALDGWQPGAHAGTFRGSTLALAAGAATIREVTTAGWVEHARDVGRRLTEGLLAVASDDPRVGHVRGRGLMVGAELVDPEVIDADGVPVPDGWLAGRVQREMLHRGVIVEVGGTHDAVVRFLPPLIITAAEVDRVVDAFGAALRASRDEPR; translated from the coding sequence GTGGCGTACCACGAGGGTGTCAAGCTCGCCGATCCACCAGCAACCGGAACGACCGAACCCCACGACGAGCTGCTCGAACGGCAACGCCGCCGGGAGTCGTCGGCCCGTTCCTATCCCCGGCGGCTGCCCATCGCCCTGGTCGAGGCACGCGGGTGCACGGTCCGCGACCGGCAGGGCAACGCCTACCTCGACTGCCTGGCCGGCGCCGGTGCGCTGGCCCTCGGCCACAACCATCCGGTGGTGGTGCAGGCGATCCGGGACGCTCTCGACTCCGGTGCGCCCCTGTCGACGCTGGACCTGCCGACGCCGGTCCGCGACGGCTTCGTCACCCAGCTGTTCGAAGTACTGCCGCAACACCTGCGCGACGGGCGCATCCTGTTCTGCGGCCCGAGCGGCGCCGACGCCGTCGAGGCCGCGGTCAAACTGGCCCGCACCTCGACCGGGCGGTCCGGGGTGCTCGCCTTCGGCGGCGCCTACCACGGCATGACCCAGGGCACGCTGGCGCTCACCGGCCGCCGCTCGGCGAAGGAGCCGCTGGGCACGCTGCTGCCGGACGTGCACCACCTGCCGTTCCCGACGGCGTTCCGTTCGCCGTTCGGCCTGCACGACGCCGCGGGCATGGCCGGCAGAGTCGTCGAGTGGGCGCTGGCCGACGACCTCAGCGGGATCGCCGCGCCGGCCGCGGTCATCGCCGAGCCGGTGCAGGGCGAGGGCGGCGTGCACCCGATGCCGGCGGCGTTCGCCGGCACCGTCCGCCGGGCCACCCGGGCGGCGGGGACCGTGCTGATCGCCGACGAGGTCCAGACCGGTCTCGGCCGCACCGGTGACCTGTGGGCCAGCGAGGCCGTCGGCCTGGAGGCGGACGTCCTGGTGCTCTCGAAGGCGATCGGTGGTGGGCTGCCGCTCGCGGTCATCGTCCACCGGGGTGCCCTGGACGGCTGGCAGCCCGGCGCGCACGCCGGCACGTTCCGCGGCTCGACGCTGGCACTGGCTGCCGGCGCGGCGACGATCCGGGAGGTCACGACGGCCGGGTGGGTCGAGCACGCCCGCGACGTCGGCCGCCGGCTCACCGAGGGCCTGCTGGCGGTTGCGTCCGACGACCCGCGGGTCGGGCACGTGCGCGGTCGCGGCCTGATGGTCGGCGCCGAACTGGTCGACCCGGAGGTGATCGACGCCGACGGCGTCCCGGTGCCGGACGGCTGGCTGGCCGGCCGGGTGCAGCGGGAGATGCTGCACCGCGGCGTCATCGTGGAAGTGGGCGGCACGCATGACGCCGTCGTGCGGTTCCTGCCACCCCTGATCATCACCGCGGCGGAGGTCGACCGGGTGGTCGACGCGTTCGGCGCGGCGCTGCGGGCGAGCCGGGACGAACCGCGGTGA
- a CDS encoding DUF4190 domain-containing protein, whose product MSDPGADPYAQPAQPPQPHPQPRPYFEPRPYTPGPYNPWAAEEGPPRDPSTNKLAVAALLFGVFAVFPLAITCAIIALVQLSDRNQPGKKHAIGGLVASGVWLTLIITLSAVGTTDRADRDESGRVTEAGDLAPEKLGVGDCVNDLEETTRVFSLPAVPCAQPHEGEVFGIVELERGPYPGEDAVFAEADQRCNDLLWAYAPSAAQNMTIGFTYIYPAEDRWVSSREIICIAMSPNGPLTGTLAERAQT is encoded by the coding sequence ATGTCCGATCCCGGGGCGGACCCGTACGCCCAGCCAGCACAACCGCCGCAGCCCCATCCGCAGCCGCGGCCGTATTTCGAACCCCGGCCCTACACACCCGGCCCGTACAACCCATGGGCTGCCGAAGAGGGGCCGCCACGCGACCCGTCCACGAACAAGCTCGCCGTGGCCGCGCTGCTGTTCGGGGTCTTCGCCGTCTTCCCGCTGGCCATCACCTGCGCCATCATCGCGCTGGTCCAGCTCAGCGACCGGAACCAGCCCGGCAAGAAGCACGCGATCGGCGGGCTGGTGGCGTCCGGCGTCTGGCTCACGCTCATCATCACCCTGAGCGCGGTCGGCACCACGGACCGGGCCGACCGCGACGAGTCGGGTCGCGTCACCGAGGCGGGGGATCTCGCGCCGGAGAAGCTGGGGGTCGGCGACTGCGTCAACGACCTGGAGGAGACGACCAGGGTCTTCTCACTGCCTGCCGTGCCGTGCGCGCAGCCGCACGAAGGCGAGGTGTTCGGCATCGTCGAGCTGGAGCGTGGACCCTACCCGGGCGAGGATGCGGTCTTCGCGGAGGCTGACCAGAGGTGCAATGACCTGCTGTGGGCTTACGCACCCTCGGCGGCCCAGAACATGACCATCGGGTTCACCTACATTTACCCGGCCGAGGATCGCTGGGTGTCCAGCCGCGAGATCATCTGCATCGCCATGTCGCCGAACGGCCCGCTGACGGGGACGCTCGCGGAGCGGGCCCAGACCTGA
- a CDS encoding M14 family zinc carboxypeptidase — protein MRLTDQPRSKRRLVVAAAAATLALTVVAVPPTVGAAESSLPSGNTEYRTLADYEADMAELATEHPDLVKPITLPYATTSGRTVHGIEISRDVDVDNGKPVFVNVGMHHGNEFPSGELTMEFAIDLVESAAAGDPYVTRLLDEARVVVVPVVNVDGFVRGRRQTDTNTDMNRNYGLGWLPISTGGAAAWSEPETRNIEWLLSTRQATVFNTQHTCIQVVLYPPLQLEAGPAQDVDRLHALASQVAAAYGPNYKALPSAEDYETTGEAIDWAYFATRGLSITTETCPDAGVARTYQTQVLDVYDEHRQAAFTMLETAADPAEHAVIAGQAPKDAVLRITKSFDMYTSPYLQADGSTRPSSFTTTLTDDLDIASRNGKFEWSVNPSYRPIPAYQASGVEGNQTGFYTEPWILTCERPDGTVLQTVPVNVDLGERVTVDLKECRREFHRDRS, from the coding sequence ATGAGGCTTACCGATCAGCCCCGTTCGAAGCGCCGCCTGGTGGTGGCCGCCGCTGCCGCCACGCTCGCGCTGACGGTCGTCGCCGTCCCGCCCACCGTCGGCGCCGCGGAGTCGAGCCTGCCCAGCGGCAACACCGAGTACCGCACGCTGGCCGACTACGAGGCGGACATGGCGGAGCTGGCCACCGAGCACCCGGACCTGGTCAAGCCGATCACGTTGCCGTACGCGACGACGTCCGGCCGCACCGTCCACGGCATCGAGATCAGCCGCGACGTCGACGTCGACAACGGCAAGCCGGTCTTCGTCAATGTCGGCATGCACCACGGCAACGAGTTCCCCAGCGGCGAGCTGACCATGGAGTTCGCCATCGACCTGGTCGAGAGCGCGGCCGCCGGCGACCCGTACGTCACCCGGCTGCTCGACGAGGCCCGCGTCGTCGTCGTGCCGGTGGTGAACGTCGACGGCTTCGTCCGCGGCCGCCGCCAGACCGACACGAACACCGACATGAACCGCAACTACGGCCTGGGCTGGCTGCCTATCTCCACCGGTGGCGCGGCGGCATGGTCGGAGCCGGAGACCCGCAACATCGAGTGGTTGCTCTCCACCCGGCAGGCCACCGTGTTCAACACCCAGCACACGTGCATCCAGGTGGTGCTCTACCCGCCGCTGCAGCTCGAGGCCGGCCCGGCCCAGGACGTCGACCGGCTGCACGCGCTGGCCTCGCAGGTGGCGGCGGCGTACGGCCCCAATTACAAGGCGCTGCCGTCGGCGGAGGACTACGAGACCACCGGAGAGGCCATCGACTGGGCGTACTTCGCCACCCGTGGCCTGTCCATCACCACCGAGACCTGCCCGGACGCGGGCGTGGCGCGCACCTACCAGACGCAGGTGCTGGACGTGTACGACGAGCACCGCCAGGCCGCGTTCACCATGCTGGAGACGGCGGCCGACCCGGCCGAGCACGCCGTCATCGCCGGCCAGGCACCGAAGGACGCGGTGTTGCGCATCACCAAGTCGTTCGACATGTACACCAGCCCATATCTCCAGGCGGACGGCTCGACCCGTCCGTCGTCGTTCACCACCACGCTCACCGACGATCTCGACATCGCCAGCCGCAACGGCAAGTTCGAGTGGTCGGTCAACCCGTCGTACCGGCCGATCCCCGCCTACCAGGCCAGCGGTGTCGAAGGGAACCAGACGGGGTTCTACACCGAGCCGTGGATCCTCACCTGCGAGCGGCCGGACGGCACGGTGCTGCAGACCGTCCCGGTGAACGTCGACCTAGGCGAGCGGGTGACCGTCGACCTCAAGGAGTGCCGCCGCGAGTTCCACCGCGACCGCAGCTGA
- a CDS encoding VOC family protein, with the protein MGEDRSALSRPDASAAVSHLGWRYLLGRLHTGVAVGSLAEAAEVATTAAQAAGTSASLSLDLRRDRVLLAVQDPAIADVTPADVETAGRITTALLAAGRHSDPGLGEGGRVVQSLEIGIDAIDIPAIRPFWKAVLGYTDEPGHEGPEDPLVDPRGQGPAVWFQQMDAPRPQRNRIHLDVTVPHDEAENRLRAALAAGGRLVFDAMVPAFWVLADPEGNEACICTWQGRD; encoded by the coding sequence ATGGGTGAGGACCGCTCCGCACTGAGCCGGCCGGACGCCTCCGCGGCGGTGTCCCATCTCGGCTGGCGTTATCTGCTGGGCCGGTTGCACACCGGCGTCGCCGTCGGGTCCCTGGCCGAGGCGGCCGAGGTCGCGACGACGGCGGCGCAGGCGGCCGGCACGTCGGCGAGCCTCTCACTCGACCTGCGCCGTGACCGGGTGCTGCTCGCCGTCCAGGACCCAGCGATCGCCGACGTCACCCCGGCCGATGTCGAGACGGCCGGACGCATCACGACGGCGTTGCTCGCGGCCGGCCGGCACTCCGACCCTGGCCTCGGAGAGGGCGGCCGCGTCGTGCAGTCCCTCGAGATCGGCATCGACGCCATCGACATCCCGGCCATCCGGCCGTTCTGGAAGGCAGTCCTCGGCTACACCGACGAGCCGGGGCACGAGGGTCCGGAGGACCCCCTGGTCGACCCTCGCGGCCAGGGTCCGGCCGTGTGGTTCCAACAGATGGACGCACCGAGACCGCAGCGCAACCGCATCCATCTCGACGTGACGGTCCCGCACGACGAAGCGGAGAACCGGCTGCGGGCAGCGCTCGCCGCCGGTGGCCGGTTGGTGTTCGACGCCATGGTGCCGGCGTTCTGGGTGCTGGCCGACCCCGAGGGCAACGAGGCGTGCATCTGCACCTGGCAAGGGCGGGACTGA
- a CDS encoding PHP domain-containing protein, whose amino-acid sequence MSADANPGDVLRRIAYLLERAREPTYRVRAFRTAAAAADTVGGAELAERVAAGTLTELRGIGKVTAEVITEALAGEVPVYLRRLEATAGQPVAEGGAEVRAALRGDLHTHSDWSDGGSPIPEMVRAAAGLGHQYIALTDHSPRLTVANGLSVERLRRQLDVVAELNEQSDGIRILTGIEVDINEDGSLDQTDELLGRLDVVVASVHSKLRMPADEMTRRMVTAIANPHVDVLGHCTGRLVTGGRGTRPESTFDAELVFAACERFGVAVEINSRPERLDPPKRLLRLAVEAGCSFALDTDAHAPGQLDWQPYGCERAAACGVPVERIVNTWAVDDLLAWTGRSR is encoded by the coding sequence GTGAGCGCCGACGCCAACCCGGGCGACGTCCTGCGGCGCATCGCGTACCTGCTGGAGCGGGCGCGCGAGCCGACGTATCGAGTACGCGCCTTCCGCACCGCGGCGGCCGCAGCGGACACCGTCGGCGGGGCGGAGCTGGCCGAACGGGTCGCCGCAGGCACTCTCACCGAGCTGCGTGGCATCGGCAAGGTCACCGCCGAGGTCATCACGGAGGCGCTGGCCGGTGAGGTTCCGGTCTACCTCCGTCGCCTCGAAGCCACCGCCGGGCAGCCGGTCGCCGAGGGTGGTGCCGAGGTCCGCGCGGCACTCCGCGGCGACCTGCACACCCATTCGGACTGGTCCGACGGCGGCAGCCCGATCCCGGAGATGGTGCGTGCGGCGGCCGGGCTCGGCCACCAGTACATCGCGCTGACCGACCACTCGCCCAGGCTCACGGTCGCCAACGGGCTGTCCGTCGAGAGGCTGCGCCGTCAGCTCGACGTCGTGGCCGAGCTGAACGAGCAGTCCGACGGCATCCGCATCCTCACCGGCATCGAGGTCGACATCAACGAGGACGGGTCGTTGGACCAGACCGACGAGCTACTCGGCCGGCTCGACGTCGTCGTCGCGAGTGTGCACTCCAAGCTGCGGATGCCCGCGGACGAGATGACCCGCCGTATGGTCACGGCGATCGCCAACCCGCACGTCGACGTGCTCGGGCACTGCACCGGCCGGCTGGTCACCGGCGGTCGCGGCACCCGGCCGGAGTCCACCTTCGACGCCGAGCTCGTCTTCGCCGCGTGCGAGCGGTTCGGCGTCGCGGTCGAGATCAACTCCCGGCCGGAGCGGCTCGACCCACCGAAGCGGCTGCTGCGACTTGCGGTCGAGGCCGGCTGCTCGTTCGCCCTCGACACCGACGCCCACGCGCCCGGCCAGCTGGACTGGCAACCGTACGGGTGTGAGCGGGCGGCCGCGTGTGGCGTCCCGGTCGAGCGCATCGTCAACACCTGGGCGGTCGACGACCTGCTGGCCTGGACCGGCCGCTCCCGGTGA
- a CDS encoding MFS transporter yields the protein MTAVLDRVLPGQGVHRGRVARLTVGHVGADLFQGAVPALVPFFVADRGMSYADAGLLVLAGSLASSVMQPVAGLVGDRVRAAWLQPLGLVMAAGGLALATAVESFAAIAVALLAGGLGVAVFHPEAIRATRAAAGDSPGSALGVFALGGNIGFALGPALAVPLGAAFGLPAVAAVAVIPLAGALLLGRGIDASGPASDATEAEFAGLPSDWRTFGYATAGATAATAVLFGLMAFAPVWFDEVLGAGVGLGSAAVTAMLVAGAVGTYAGGWLGDRHGRRPVIVVSVAVLLPLTAMLPLSTTVMAVALLVLIGLAIEGSVYPLVIVAQDALPRHAGLASGVALGLSIGIAAGTTSVLGVLVDGAGPTAALWGCAAMAALALGFGLAATRRRDPASRDRQEATPPPAVATPC from the coding sequence ATGACCGCCGTGCTCGACCGGGTGCTGCCCGGTCAGGGCGTCCACCGCGGCCGGGTGGCCCGGCTGACCGTGGGACATGTGGGCGCTGACCTCTTCCAGGGCGCTGTCCCGGCACTGGTCCCGTTCTTTGTCGCCGACCGCGGCATGAGCTACGCCGACGCCGGGCTGCTCGTGCTGGCCGGCAGCCTTGCCTCCTCCGTGATGCAACCGGTCGCCGGGCTGGTCGGCGACCGCGTACGGGCGGCATGGCTGCAGCCGCTCGGCCTGGTGATGGCCGCCGGCGGGTTGGCGCTGGCGACCGCGGTGGAGTCGTTCGCCGCCATCGCGGTGGCGTTGCTGGCCGGCGGCCTGGGCGTAGCGGTCTTCCACCCGGAGGCGATCCGGGCCACCCGCGCGGCGGCGGGCGACAGCCCCGGCTCGGCCCTGGGCGTGTTCGCACTGGGCGGCAACATCGGCTTCGCGCTCGGCCCGGCCCTGGCGGTGCCGCTCGGTGCCGCGTTCGGGCTACCGGCCGTGGCCGCGGTCGCCGTGATCCCGCTGGCCGGCGCGCTGCTCCTGGGCCGCGGCATCGACGCGTCAGGTCCCGCGTCGGACGCAACCGAGGCCGAGTTCGCCGGTCTCCCCAGCGACTGGCGGACGTTCGGGTACGCGACAGCCGGTGCGACGGCCGCCACCGCGGTGCTCTTCGGCCTGATGGCGTTCGCGCCGGTGTGGTTCGACGAGGTGCTCGGCGCGGGCGTCGGTCTCGGCAGCGCCGCCGTCACCGCGATGCTGGTGGCCGGTGCCGTCGGCACCTATGCAGGCGGGTGGCTAGGCGACCGGCATGGCCGCCGCCCGGTCATCGTGGTCTCGGTGGCGGTCTTGCTACCGCTGACGGCGATGTTGCCGTTGTCGACGACGGTCATGGCGGTCGCGTTGCTGGTGCTGATCGGGCTGGCCATCGAGGGCAGCGTGTATCCGCTGGTCATCGTCGCCCAGGACGCTCTGCCGAGGCACGCTGGGCTGGCGTCCGGGGTGGCGCTCGGGCTGAGCATCGGCATCGCCGCCGGCACGACGAGTGTGCTCGGCGTGCTGGTGGACGGAGCCGGACCGACGGCAGCACTGTGGGGATGCGCGGCCATGGCGGCGCTGGCACTCGGCTTCGGCCTCGCCGCGACCCGTCGGCGGGATCCAGCATCCCGTGATCGACAGGAAGCTACGCCCCCTCCAGCGGTAGCAACTCCCTGTTGA
- a CDS encoding TetR/AcrR family transcriptional regulator produces the protein MNDDRVSQDVLEAAKRLAERQELRTASMADIAKEAGITRVTLYRRGETRTAILAALRDELVREESARLLPILAADGDARTRLTALVEAVCALTDERSDLLSGLDDAALNAIYHEPGDDSLTRAEFTAPIVRLLRDGALDGSLRTFDNPEEAATVLYVQVTETYLHLRREHRWPAQRATGAVLDLALNGLLP, from the coding sequence GTGAATGACGACAGGGTGTCTCAGGATGTGCTCGAAGCCGCCAAGCGGCTCGCCGAGCGTCAGGAGTTACGCACCGCCTCCATGGCCGACATCGCCAAGGAGGCCGGCATCACCCGCGTCACCCTGTACCGACGCGGCGAGACGAGAACGGCCATCCTGGCGGCCCTGCGTGACGAACTGGTCCGCGAGGAGAGCGCACGGTTGCTGCCCATCCTGGCCGCCGACGGCGACGCCCGGACCCGGCTGACCGCGCTCGTCGAGGCCGTGTGCGCGCTCACCGACGAACGCTCCGACCTGCTGAGCGGACTGGACGACGCCGCACTCAACGCGATCTACCACGAGCCGGGAGACGACTCCCTCACCCGGGCGGAGTTCACCGCGCCCATCGTGCGGCTGCTGCGCGACGGCGCGTTGGACGGCTCGCTGCGCACCTTCGACAACCCCGAGGAGGCCGCGACCGTGCTGTACGTCCAGGTCACCGAGACGTACCTGCACCTGCGCCGCGAGCACCGGTGGCCGGCGCAGCGGGCCACCGGCGCCGTTCTCGATCTCGCCCTGAACGGGCTGCTCCCATGA
- a CDS encoding alpha/beta fold hydrolase: MDIILIPGFWLDGSSWSQVTPVLEQAGHRVRALTLPGLESVGADRSGIGLRDHVAATVAAVDEVDGPVVLVGHSGGSAIAHGAADARPDRVARVIHVDSIPLANGQPINAALPVVDGEIPLPDWSEFAVEDMRDLDDDLRAAFRARAIPEPTGVAFDPQVLTDDRRYDVPATVVACEFTGEQLREWMAEGDPDLAEVAALRKVEYVDVPTGHWPQFTKPAELAQAILGALDRT; this comes from the coding sequence ATGGACATCATCCTGATCCCGGGCTTCTGGCTCGACGGCTCGTCGTGGAGCCAGGTCACGCCGGTGTTGGAGCAGGCGGGTCACCGGGTGCGCGCGCTCACGCTGCCAGGGCTGGAGTCAGTCGGGGCTGATCGCAGCGGCATCGGGCTGCGCGATCACGTCGCCGCCACGGTCGCCGCCGTGGACGAGGTCGACGGCCCCGTCGTGCTGGTGGGGCATTCCGGTGGGAGCGCCATCGCGCACGGTGCCGCCGACGCTCGGCCGGACCGCGTCGCGCGGGTGATTCACGTCGACTCCATCCCGCTCGCCAACGGTCAGCCGATCAACGCCGCGCTGCCCGTGGTGGACGGCGAGATCCCGCTGCCCGACTGGTCGGAGTTCGCGGTCGAGGACATGCGGGACCTGGACGACGACCTGCGCGCGGCGTTCCGCGCGCGGGCCATTCCCGAGCCGACGGGCGTGGCCTTCGACCCGCAGGTGCTCACCGACGATCGGCGCTACGACGTCCCGGCCACGGTCGTCGCCTGCGAGTTCACCGGCGAGCAGCTGCGGGAGTGGATGGCCGAGGGTGACCCGGATCTCGCGGAAGTGGCCGCCCTGCGCAAGGTCGAGTACGTCGACGTGCCGACCGGCCACTGGCCGCAGTTCACCAAGCCCGCCGAACTCGCCCAGGCCATCCTCGGGGCGCTCGACCGCACCTGA
- a CDS encoding FAD-binding oxidoreductase, whose amino-acid sequence MSTPTTLSLDRLRSDFAGEVIAPGDDGYDAARSVFYGGADHRPAVVIRPADTAEVAAVVALARDTGMELSVRSGGHSAVGHGVSDGGITLDLAALRDLDVDVAGGTVWAQTGLTAGEVTTALAEHGLVLGFGDTGTVGIGGITTGGGVGFLSRKYGLTIDAVVAAEVVTADGQVLVVDAENHPELFWAIRGGGGNFGVVTRFQYQVRELPGIVGGMLMLPATADVVHGFLTEAAAAPDELSVIVNLMPAPPMPFVPEELHGTMVAFALVCYAGPVDEAEKVLAPIRALATPIVDMVQPMTYAAMFPPEDNDYHPVAVARTLFADQIDRPLVEGILEQLASAPAPMRVTQLRPLGGAIARVPDDATAYAHRRRGFMVNVAAFVDGPETRTEREAWVVQLTERIQNGGPGAYVNFLGDDAPARIREAYPGATWDRLTEVKRRYDPDNLFRLNANIAPAPC is encoded by the coding sequence ATGAGCACGCCTACCACTCTCTCCCTCGACCGGCTCCGTTCCGACTTCGCCGGCGAGGTCATCGCACCGGGTGACGACGGCTACGATGCCGCCCGCTCCGTCTTCTACGGCGGCGCCGACCACCGCCCCGCCGTCGTCATTCGCCCCGCCGACACCGCGGAGGTCGCCGCCGTCGTCGCCCTGGCTCGCGACACCGGCATGGAGCTCTCCGTCCGCAGCGGTGGGCACAGCGCCGTCGGCCACGGCGTCAGCGACGGCGGCATCACCCTCGACCTCGCGGCGCTGCGCGACCTCGACGTCGACGTCGCCGGCGGCACCGTGTGGGCGCAGACGGGCCTGACGGCGGGCGAGGTCACCACGGCGCTCGCCGAGCACGGGCTGGTCCTCGGCTTCGGCGACACCGGCACTGTCGGCATCGGCGGCATCACCACCGGCGGCGGGGTCGGGTTCCTGTCCCGCAAGTACGGCCTCACCATCGACGCCGTGGTGGCGGCCGAGGTCGTCACTGCCGACGGCCAGGTGCTGGTGGTCGACGCCGAGAACCATCCCGAGCTGTTCTGGGCCATCCGCGGCGGCGGTGGCAACTTCGGCGTCGTCACCCGGTTCCAGTACCAGGTGCGGGAGCTGCCGGGCATCGTGGGCGGCATGCTCATGCTCCCGGCCACCGCGGACGTCGTGCACGGCTTCCTCACCGAGGCCGCTGCCGCTCCGGACGAGTTGTCGGTCATCGTCAACCTCATGCCGGCGCCGCCGATGCCCTTCGTGCCGGAGGAACTGCACGGCACCATGGTGGCGTTCGCGCTGGTCTGCTACGCAGGGCCCGTCGACGAGGCGGAGAAGGTGCTCGCCCCTATCCGGGCCCTGGCCACGCCCATCGTCGACATGGTGCAGCCCATGACGTACGCGGCGATGTTCCCACCCGAGGACAACGACTACCACCCGGTCGCGGTGGCCCGCACGCTCTTCGCCGACCAGATCGACCGGCCGCTGGTCGAGGGCATCCTCGAGCAACTCGCGTCGGCCCCGGCTCCGATGCGGGTCACCCAGCTGCGGCCGCTCGGCGGCGCCATCGCGCGGGTCCCCGACGACGCCACCGCGTACGCCCACCGCCGGCGCGGCTTCATGGTCAACGTCGCGGCGTTCGTCGACGGCCCCGAGACGCGGACCGAGCGCGAGGCCTGGGTCGTCCAGCTCACCGAGCGGATCCAGAACGGCGGCCCCGGCGCGTACGTCAACTTCCTCGGCGACGACGCCCCGGCGCGCATCCGGGAGGCCTATCCCGGCGCCACCTGGGACCGGCTGACCGAGGTGAAGCGGCGCTACGACCCGGACAACCTGTTCCGGCTCAACGCGAACATCGCCCCGGCACCCTGCTGA